A genomic segment from Myxocyprinus asiaticus isolate MX2 ecotype Aquarium Trade chromosome 36, UBuf_Myxa_2, whole genome shotgun sequence encodes:
- the LOC127427410 gene encoding PAXIP1-associated glutamate-rich protein 1-like isoform X2, with the protein MMQAAEDVQSSLAKRVESMVVSEQDKPAEKEEVEDKESGEEKTETAEDTKTEDGTKGGKESMEVEEQKEGLTTDGEMNGGGEGDHQQAEDWEIPYSDEEMEDPKNWMPPPEEIKRLYELLAKGEMLELKWVPLPRRPPTPPRTPSPEGDGEDSQETKEEESERKALTPTEFDFDEEQSSVTPKNAFLNRRRTPGSSARSSVKREARLDKVLSDMKRHRKIEEHILRTGRDLFKSDKPRPGPATEQALSPNSQREREKERERDSDPSTVFSPRQRRY; encoded by the exons ATGATGCAGGCGGCAGAGGACGTGCAGTCCTCTCTAGCGAAGCGCGTCGAGTCGATGGTAGTGAGTGAGCAGGACAAACCTGCAGAAAAGGAGGAAGTAGAAGATAAAGAAAGCGGCGAGGAGAAAACTGAAACGGCAGAGGATACTAAAACAGAGGATGGCACAA AGGGAGGCAAAGAATCCATGGAAGTAGAGGAGCAGAAAGAGGGATTGACCACGGATGGAGAAATGAATGGAGGTGGAGAAGGAGACCACCAGCAGGCGGAGGACTGGGAGATCCCCTACAGCGACGAGGAGATGGAGGACCCTAAGAACTGGATGCCTCCACCAGAGGAGATCAAACGGCTATATGAGCTCCTGGCTAAAGGAGAAATGCTTGAGTTGAAGTGGGTCCCTCTTCCACGCCGACCTCCCACCCCTCCACGCACTCCCTCACCTGAGGGAGATGGAGAAGACTCACAAGAGACTAAAGAGGAGGAGAGTGAGCGCAA GGCCCTCACACCAACCGAGTTTGATTTTGACGAGGAGCAATCTTCTGTGACTCCTAAGAATGCTTTTCTCAATCGGCGCAGAACACCAG GTTCTTCAGCCCGCTCTTCAGTCAAACGTGAGGCTCGGCTAGACAAAGTGCTGTCAGACATGAAGCGTCACAGAAAAATTGAGGAGCACATTCTAAGGACAGGTCGAGACCTTTTTAAAAGTGATAAACCACGGCCAGGGCCTGCCACAGAGCAGGCCTTATCACCAAACAGTCAGAGGGAGCGGGAAAAAGAAAGGGAGCGGGACAGTGACCCCAGCACTGTCTTCAGTCCCAGACAGAGGAGATACTGA
- the LOC127427410 gene encoding PAXIP1-associated glutamate-rich protein 1-like isoform X1, translating into MMQAAEDVQSSLAKRVESMVVSEQDKPAEKEEVEDKESGEEKTETAEDTKTEDGTNAEGGKESMEVEEQKEGLTTDGEMNGGGEGDHQQAEDWEIPYSDEEMEDPKNWMPPPEEIKRLYELLAKGEMLELKWVPLPRRPPTPPRTPSPEGDGEDSQETKEEESERKALTPTEFDFDEEQSSVTPKNAFLNRRRTPGSSARSSVKREARLDKVLSDMKRHRKIEEHILRTGRDLFKSDKPRPGPATEQALSPNSQREREKERERDSDPSTVFSPRQRRY; encoded by the exons ATGATGCAGGCGGCAGAGGACGTGCAGTCCTCTCTAGCGAAGCGCGTCGAGTCGATGGTAGTGAGTGAGCAGGACAAACCTGCAGAAAAGGAGGAAGTAGAAGATAAAGAAAGCGGCGAGGAGAAAACTGAAACGGCAGAGGATACTAAAACAGAGGATGGCACAA ATGCAGAGGGAGGCAAAGAATCCATGGAAGTAGAGGAGCAGAAAGAGGGATTGACCACGGATGGAGAAATGAATGGAGGTGGAGAAGGAGACCACCAGCAGGCGGAGGACTGGGAGATCCCCTACAGCGACGAGGAGATGGAGGACCCTAAGAACTGGATGCCTCCACCAGAGGAGATCAAACGGCTATATGAGCTCCTGGCTAAAGGAGAAATGCTTGAGTTGAAGTGGGTCCCTCTTCCACGCCGACCTCCCACCCCTCCACGCACTCCCTCACCTGAGGGAGATGGAGAAGACTCACAAGAGACTAAAGAGGAGGAGAGTGAGCGCAA GGCCCTCACACCAACCGAGTTTGATTTTGACGAGGAGCAATCTTCTGTGACTCCTAAGAATGCTTTTCTCAATCGGCGCAGAACACCAG GTTCTTCAGCCCGCTCTTCAGTCAAACGTGAGGCTCGGCTAGACAAAGTGCTGTCAGACATGAAGCGTCACAGAAAAATTGAGGAGCACATTCTAAGGACAGGTCGAGACCTTTTTAAAAGTGATAAACCACGGCCAGGGCCTGCCACAGAGCAGGCCTTATCACCAAACAGTCAGAGGGAGCGGGAAAAAGAAAGGGAGCGGGACAGTGACCCCAGCACTGTCTTCAGTCCCAGACAGAGGAGATACTGA